The following coding sequences lie in one Miscanthus floridulus cultivar M001 chromosome 9, ASM1932011v1, whole genome shotgun sequence genomic window:
- the LOC136481065 gene encoding uncharacterized protein: MADTTAWGEEGRPGAGRPLVEPGPPGAGGRRWWQARGEEGRPGAGRPPVEPGRPGAATGGRRRWWLGWKRGGRRGARGGRRWELRSGEGRPGAGRRGGGAASGVAGGRRGERRRG, translated from the coding sequence ATGGCCGACACCACCGCATGGGGGGAGGAGGgccggccgggcgcggggcggccGCTGGTGGAGCCGGGGCCGCCGGGCGCAGGGGGCCGCCGGTGGTGGCAGGCGCGGGGGGAGGAGGgccggccgggcgcggggcggccGCCGGTGGAGCCGGGGCGGCCGGGCGCAGCTACAGGAGGCCGCCGGCGGTGGTGGCTGGGGTGGAAGAGGGGGGGCCGGCGTGGGGCGCGGGGCGGCCGCCGGTGGGAGCTGAGGTCGGGGGAGGGGCGGCCAGGCGCGGGGCGGCGCGGAGGCGGGGCGGCCAGCGGCGTGGCGGGCGGGCGGCGAGGTGAGCGGCGGCGGGGGTAA
- the LOC136483067 gene encoding mitochondrial ATP-independent inner membrane protease subunit 1a-like, whose translation MSGFVRRLGGVPWRSIAGDALSRVFLVAQAYCAVHVVDQHLCSLAIVRGPSMLPAMNLAGDVVAVDRVSARLGRVAPGDVVLMISPEDPLKSVAKRVVGMGGDSVTYLVDPGNSDASKTVVVPQGHVWVQGDNAYASRDSRQFGAVPYGLITGKIFCRVWPLEGFGPIDSNQS comes from the exons atgtcgGGCTTCGTTCGCCGTCTCGGGGGCGTCCCGTGGCGGAGCATCGCGGGGGACGCCCTCTCCCGCGTGTTCCTGGTGGCGCAGGCCTACTGCGCCGTCCACGTCGTCGACCAGCACCTCTGCTCGCTCGCCATCGTGCGGGGCCCCAGCATGCTGCCGGCCATGAACCTGGCGGGCGACGTGGTGGCGGTGGACAGGGTCAGCGCGAGGCTCGGCCGGGTCGCGCCCGGGGACGTCGTGCTGATGATCTCCCCCGAGGACCCGCTCAAGTCGGTCGCCAAGCGCGTCGTCGGGATGGGAGGGGACTCCGTCACCTACCTCGTCGATCCCGGCAACAGCGACGCCTCCAAAACCGTCGTG GTACCACAAGGTCATGTTTGGGTGCAGGGTGATAATGCTTATGCTTCTAGGGATTCAAGGCAATTTGGAGCCGTGCCTTATGGTCTCATTACAGGGAAGATCTTTTGCCGG GTTTGGCCGCTGGAGGGCTTTGGTCCAATTGATTCAAACCAGTCTTAA
- the LOC136481066 gene encoding BTB/POZ and MATH domain-containing protein 4-like, with product MPRPLESATARVARPGILLQAYKRHTPFHTVTDHQTDAFFCIHPSPFRHCTSAGYAARMDTTTPSSSCATAVATDTVVGSHVLTIDGYTKTTSALAVGESIQSDTFRVGGHSWYIEWYPCGQDEEGADWVSVFLCLGHHGASHEVKASDRFILLDRAGEAVLSARSRHLQTFSSNDGSWGIAEFIQRKALESYLLIQDDDCCRIRCDVTVIREPPAVPPLPDLHRRHLGDLLLASEVGRDVTFVVGGEQFTAHRCVLAARSSTVFMAEVLGTGKESANEVHGTRKEIAVRGGSRHVRVDGMAPRVFKALLRFIYTDSLSDELADHGDRIAIARGLLVVADMYGMERLKLICGDMLCGYIDATTAVDTLQLAHKHGCLKLNQACVKFISGMLDAFNLEETK from the coding sequence ATGCCGCGACCTCTCGAGTCCGCGACGGCTCGTGTAGCGCGGCCCGGGATCTTGCTACAAGCCTACAAAAGGCACACGCCATTTCACACCGTGACTGACCACCAAACTGACGCGTTCTTCTGCATCCATCCATCTCCCTTTCGCCATTGCACATCCGCCGGCTACGCCGCTCGTATGGACACCACCACCCCATCATCCTCATGCGCCACGGCCGTCGCCACCGACACCGTGGTCGGGTCGCACGTGCTGACGATAGACGGGTACACCAAGACCACGTCAgcactcgccgtcggcgagagcaTCCAATCCGACACGTTCCGCGTCGGGGGCCACAGCTGGTACATCGAGTGGTACCCGTGCGGCCAAGACGAGGAGGGCGCCGACTGGGTGTCCGTCTTCCTCTGCCTCGGTCACCATGGCGCCAGCCATGAAGTGAAGGCGAGTGACAGGTTCATCCTACTCGATCGTGCCGGAGAGGCAGTTCTGTCTGCTAGATCGAGGCACCTACAGACCTTCTCGAGCAACGATGGCTCATGGGGCATTGCTGAGTTCATCCAGCGGAAGGCGTTGGAGTCTTACCTGCTCATCCAGGACGACGACTGCTGCCGTATCAGGTGTGACGTCACAGTCATCAGGGAGCCTCCCGCGGTTCCACCGCTCCCGGACCTGCACCGGAGGCATCTCGGCGACCTCCTGCTGGCTAGCGAGGTCGGAAGGGACGTGACGTTTGTGGTCGGCGGCGAGCAGTTCACGGCGCACAGGTGCGTGCTCGCCGCCCGGTCGTCCACGGTGTTCATGGCGGAGGTCCTTGGCACAGGGAAGGAGAGCGCCAACGAGGTCCATGGCACAAGGAAGGAGATCGCCGTCCGCGGCGGCTCTCGTCACGTGCGGGTCGACGGCATGGCGCCGAGGGTGTTCAAGGCACTGCTCCGCTTCATCTACACCGACTCTCTTTCTGACGAGTTAGCGGACCACGGCGACAGGATCGCCATCGCTCGTGGTCTGCTGGTGGTGGCAGATATGTATGGCATGGAGAGGCTGAAGTTGATCTGCGGCGACATGCTGTGCGGCTACATCGATGCAACCACCGCTGTGGATACACTGCAGCTGGCTCACAAGCATGGCTGTCTCAAACTCAACCAGGCATGCGTCAAGTTCATTAGCGGGATGTTAGATGCCTTCAACCTGGAAGAGACAAAATAA